A window from Gemmatimonadaceae bacterium encodes these proteins:
- a CDS encoding carbon storage regulator, whose amino-acid sequence MLILSRRAGQGFVLDGDIRIEVLACDGRTVRLGIEAPSSVRILRGELVDSVAEETRRAVEAAASFAAAGAAAGAVIQRLSPAGAPRAATPPATEA is encoded by the coding sequence ATGCTCATTCTCTCTCGCCGCGCCGGCCAGGGGTTCGTCCTGGACGGCGACATCCGCATCGAGGTGTTGGCCTGCGACGGTCGTACCGTGCGCCTTGGCATCGAGGCGCCGTCGTCGGTGCGCATCCTGCGCGGCGAGCTGGTGGACAGTGTGGCGGAAGAGACGCGACGCGCCGTCGAAGCCGCGGCCAGCTTTGCGGCGGCCGGGGCGGCCGCTGGTGCCGTGATCCAGCGGCTCAGTCCTGCTGGCGCTCCGCGCGCCGCGACGCCGCCAGCGACGGAAGCGTAA
- the flgK gene encoding flagellar hook-associated protein FlgK, whose translation MSSIGSILSVARTALLSHQAAMEVTGHNIANAETPGYTRQTLSLEQGPVRKMTYGIFGSGVRIATVGRAREMLLDQDVRTQLAPAGYSSTRRDALVRVEQIFGEPSDNGLAAAFDAFWNSWSDLSAQPNNAGARAVVRQRAEALIQRFNSYANELQRMETDTRTQASTVLEQVNQLTTSIAAINKQIVPMESGGNTANDLRDERDRLLDELGTLVPITVIDRADGGNQVMLGGRPLVDGVFTNALELTVTIPQEIRIAGETSPVRTMGGKLGALVELANVDIAGTRAELDALAAALITDVNALHTTGWSPTAGVSGNWDPLLGPTGSGISFFDADPTALSAGGIRLSAEVAADAGAIAASATLQATGDNAVALAIGELRDGSPSAVSGSFGGAFQRIIATIAGAGRAAGDAATVSNTLLAQSSARRDSVTGVSTDEELMRLMRHQQAYAAAAKVVQTVDEMMETLISLKR comes from the coding sequence ATGTCCAGCATCGGCAGCATCCTCAGCGTGGCCCGCACCGCCCTGCTCTCGCATCAGGCGGCCATGGAAGTCACGGGCCACAACATCGCCAACGCCGAGACCCCTGGCTACACGCGGCAGACGCTGTCGCTGGAGCAGGGTCCGGTGCGGAAGATGACCTACGGCATCTTCGGCTCGGGCGTGCGTATCGCCACGGTCGGACGTGCGCGCGAGATGCTGCTCGACCAGGACGTGCGTACCCAGCTCGCGCCCGCCGGCTATTCCAGCACGCGTCGCGATGCACTCGTGCGCGTGGAGCAGATCTTCGGCGAGCCGTCGGACAACGGCCTCGCCGCTGCCTTCGACGCGTTCTGGAACAGCTGGAGTGACCTCTCCGCGCAGCCCAACAACGCCGGCGCCCGCGCCGTCGTGCGGCAGCGCGCCGAGGCGCTGATCCAGCGTTTCAATAGCTACGCGAACGAACTGCAGCGAATGGAGACGGACACGCGCACGCAGGCGTCCACCGTGCTCGAGCAGGTCAACCAGCTCACGACGAGCATCGCCGCCATCAACAAGCAGATCGTCCCGATGGAAAGCGGTGGCAACACCGCCAACGACCTGCGCGACGAGCGCGACCGGCTGCTCGACGAACTCGGGACGCTGGTGCCCATCACGGTCATCGACCGCGCCGACGGCGGCAACCAGGTGATGCTGGGCGGTCGCCCGTTGGTGGACGGCGTGTTCACGAACGCGCTTGAACTGACGGTCACGATCCCGCAGGAGATCCGCATCGCGGGCGAGACCAGCCCCGTGCGCACGATGGGCGGCAAGCTCGGTGCGCTGGTGGAGCTGGCCAACGTTGATATTGCCGGGACGCGGGCCGAGCTCGACGCCCTGGCCGCGGCGCTCATCACCGACGTGAACGCGCTGCACACCACGGGTTGGTCGCCCACGGCGGGCGTGAGTGGCAACTGGGACCCCCTGCTCGGGCCCACGGGCTCAGGCATCAGCTTCTTCGACGCGGACCCCACGGCGCTGAGCGCGGGTGGTATCCGACTGTCGGCCGAGGTCGCAGCCGACGCCGGCGCGATCGCCGCGAGCGCAACGTTGCAGGCCACCGGCGACAACGCCGTGGCATTGGCCATCGGCGAACTGCGCGATGGGTCACCAAGTGCGGTGAGCGGCAGCTTCGGCGGCGCATTCCAGCGCATCATCGCGACGATCGCCGGCGCAGGCCGCGCGGCCGGCGATGCGGCGACAGTGTCAAACACGTTGCTGGCCCAGTCCTCGGCGCGCCGCGACAGCGTCACCGGCGTGAGCACAGACGAGGAGCTGATGCGCCTCATGCGGCACCAGCAGGCTTATGCGGCGGCCGCGAAGGTCGTCCAGACCGTGGACGAGATGATGGAGACCCTTATCAGCCTCAAGCGCTAG
- a CDS encoding flagellar protein FlgN codes for MTHLTPTSTLAAPTRTVGAHAAPTVTALAKALREENQLLLDLASILKRQREALARDDLQGLDDSVFATHRVLVTLGEARRRRITLNQRLGEADDLSMPALLDTFGGTPPAEVQSAIDALTDTGELLHQEVQLNQRVLRTAVEAGDQLVRALAGALQPPSTYGRDGGTPGDPGLLDRTI; via the coding sequence GTGACCCATCTCACACCGACGTCCACCCTGGCCGCGCCGACGCGCACGGTCGGCGCCCACGCTGCTCCCACCGTCACCGCGCTGGCCAAGGCGCTGCGCGAGGAGAACCAACTGCTGCTGGACCTTGCCTCGATCCTCAAGCGTCAGCGCGAGGCGCTGGCCCGCGACGACCTGCAGGGGCTCGATGACTCGGTCTTCGCCACGCATCGTGTGCTTGTCACATTGGGAGAGGCGCGCCGTCGGCGCATCACGCTCAACCAGCGGCTCGGCGAAGCCGATGATTTGAGTATGCCGGCTCTTCTTGACACCTTCGGTGGCACGCCGCCCGCCGAGGTGCAATCCGCCATTGATGCGCTGACCGACACTGGCGAGCTGCTGCACCAGGAAGTGCAGCTCAACCAGCGTGTCCTGCGCACCGCCGTCGAAGCCGGCGACCAGCTCGTGCGCGCCCTCGCGGGCGCGTTGCAGCCGCCGTCCACCTACGGCCGCGACGGTGGGACGCCGGGCGATCCCGGCCTGCTCGACCGGACGATCTGA
- a CDS encoding rod-binding protein, which produces MTSPIGASTPLTPTPGENKREQLHAQAQALEGMFVRQLFAAMRETVPSDGITHGGAGEEMFTAMRDEFIADQLPAQWSRGLSASLVRELAAGPAAAPAAMPAATTESK; this is translated from the coding sequence ATGACCAGCCCGATTGGCGCCAGCACGCCGCTCACGCCCACGCCGGGCGAGAACAAGCGCGAGCAGCTGCACGCGCAGGCCCAGGCGCTCGAAGGCATGTTCGTCCGTCAGCTCTTCGCCGCGATGCGCGAGACCGTTCCCAGTGACGGCATCACGCACGGCGGGGCCGGTGAGGAAATGTTCACCGCCATGCGCGATGAGTTCATCGCCGACCAGCTGCCCGCGCAATGGTCGCGCGGGCTCTCCGCCTCACTCGTTCGCGAACTCGCCGCCGGCCCGGCAGCGGCCCCGGCCGCAATGCCCGCTGCGACGACGGAGTCGAAGTGA
- a CDS encoding flagellar basal body P-ring protein FlgI, with translation MRAPRLVTTLALAAAALATAPAATTGGAALLAQDVTIRDLTIPEGGGPVRLVGYGLVTGLSGTGDRVTGTVGSRHTVQSIVNLLRNFEVQVPANLLRTRNVAAVLVTAEVSPYLRPGGRFDVQVSSIGDAQSLRGGILWMTPLVGDVGSSAVAAAQGALMITESGSATRVSLRAATAGRVPDGGVIEVELPRPQQRRTSRLLLKQPDAAMALRIAAAIDSVTGRRGTAEVEDPGSILLKPQGGADGLPALYEQINDLRIRRGAANRLLVDARNGTVVAGADIVVGDGIVSAEGITLVIGGGGPDALPTGTTVQHVAEALRNAKATPQQTAAVFSALRDAGALHAEVVIR, from the coding sequence ATGCGCGCACCTCGACTGGTCACGACGCTCGCGCTCGCCGCGGCCGCACTCGCGACCGCGCCGGCAGCCACCACAGGCGGCGCCGCGCTGCTCGCGCAGGACGTCACCATCCGCGACCTCACGATTCCCGAGGGCGGCGGACCGGTGCGCCTGGTCGGCTATGGACTCGTCACCGGCCTCAGTGGCACGGGTGACCGCGTCACTGGCACCGTCGGCTCGCGCCACACCGTGCAGTCCATTGTGAACCTGCTGCGCAACTTTGAGGTGCAGGTGCCGGCCAACCTGCTCCGCACGCGCAATGTCGCGGCGGTGCTCGTGACGGCCGAAGTCTCGCCGTACCTACGGCCCGGTGGTCGCTTCGATGTGCAGGTGAGCTCCATCGGCGATGCTCAGTCGCTGCGTGGCGGCATCCTGTGGATGACGCCGCTCGTTGGCGACGTCGGCAGCAGCGCGGTTGCCGCCGCCCAGGGCGCCCTGATGATCACCGAGTCCGGCAGCGCCACCCGTGTCAGCCTGCGCGCGGCGACCGCCGGTCGTGTGCCTGACGGTGGCGTGATCGAAGTCGAGCTGCCGCGTCCGCAGCAGCGGCGCACCTCGCGCCTGCTGCTCAAGCAGCCTGACGCCGCGATGGCGTTGCGCATCGCCGCGGCCATCGACTCGGTGACGGGTCGTCGTGGCACGGCCGAGGTCGAGGATCCGGGTTCCATTCTGCTCAAGCCGCAGGGAGGCGCCGACGGCCTGCCCGCGCTTTACGAGCAGATCAACGACCTGCGCATCCGTCGCGGCGCGGCGAACCGCCTGCTCGTGGACGCGCGCAATGGCACGGTCGTCGCCGGCGCCGACATCGTCGTCGGTGACGGCATCGTGAGTGCCGAAGGCATCACGCTGGTGATTGGCGGCGGTGGCCCAGACGCGCTGCCCACTGGCACGACGGTGCAGCACGTGGCCGAGGCGCTTCGCAATGCCAAGGCGACGCCGCAGCAGACCGCCGCAGTCTTCAGCGCCCTGCGCGATGCGGGCGCCCTTCACGCCGAGGTCGTGATCCGATGA
- a CDS encoding flagellar basal body L-ring protein FlgH, with protein sequence MLSIDTRLWIIAMLLYVAIPASVTAQATANAARRSWTSDRIQLAVGDVVTVFIDEQTLAAANLREDASDNRGRVMSAGAQMPDGSAMGAGMSADKAVDSRRSGQSVRGNSFRAEVSARVVAISPTGMLQLEGQKELFVDKAKQTIILSGWVRPNDIAVATNSVDSWRMADAKIEYKQKGRLGKARGGLIGKIFGAIWP encoded by the coding sequence ATGCTCTCCATCGACACGCGCCTCTGGATCATTGCGATGCTGCTCTATGTCGCGATCCCGGCATCCGTCACCGCCCAGGCCACCGCGAACGCCGCGCGCCGCTCCTGGACTTCCGACCGCATCCAGCTCGCCGTGGGCGATGTGGTCACCGTCTTCATCGATGAGCAGACGCTGGCCGCCGCCAACCTGCGCGAGGACGCCTCGGACAACCGTGGCCGCGTGATGAGCGCCGGCGCGCAGATGCCCGACGGCAGCGCGATGGGCGCCGGCATGAGCGCCGACAAGGCTGTCGACTCGCGCCGCAGCGGCCAGTCGGTGCGCGGCAACAGCTTTCGCGCGGAGGTCAGCGCGCGCGTCGTGGCCATCTCGCCGACCGGGATGCTGCAGCTTGAAGGACAGAAGGAGCTCTTCGTGGACAAGGCCAAGCAGACCATCATCCTCAGCGGATGGGTGCGGCCCAATGACATCGCCGTGGCCACCAACTCGGTGGACTCCTGGCGCATGGCCGACGCGAAGATCGAGTACAAGCAGAAGGGACGGCTCGGCAAGGCTCGCGGTGGGCTGATCGGCAAGATCTTCGGCGCGATCTGGCCGTAA
- the flgA gene encoding flagellar basal body P-ring formation protein FlgA gives MSARTANHAAVGLALLVAAAAPSAAARAQASLPDVPAFRAARVIARGSILTAQDIEGGSTLEAGRAPLGWVARRLIHPGESLRTPAVAPRPVIRRGDTVQADFVSPGIRITQTAVALADAAIGDTLMVRIDRRRNIPAVVRDSGTVTLLRR, from the coding sequence ATGAGCGCGCGCACGGCCAACCACGCCGCGGTCGGGCTGGCGTTGCTGGTGGCGGCCGCCGCGCCCAGCGCGGCGGCCCGCGCGCAGGCCTCGCTGCCCGATGTGCCGGCCTTCCGCGCCGCCCGCGTCATTGCCCGCGGCAGCATCCTCACGGCGCAGGACATCGAAGGGGGCTCCACGCTCGAGGCTGGCCGCGCGCCGCTCGGCTGGGTCGCCCGTCGGCTCATTCATCCCGGTGAGTCGTTGCGCACGCCGGCTGTCGCCCCGCGACCGGTCATTCGACGCGGCGACACCGTGCAGGCCGACTTTGTCAGCCCGGGCATCCGCATCACGCAAACTGCCGTCGCGCTCGCCGATGCCGCCATCGGCGACACGCTGATGGTCCGCATCGATCGTCGCCGCAACATTCCCGCCGTCGTTCGCGACAGCGGCACCGTCACCCTTCTTCGTCGCTGA
- the flgG gene encoding flagellar basal-body rod protein FlgG, translated as MNPALRTAATGMLAQQTRTEVIANNLANVNTTAFKRSRAHFVDLLYQTLQGTTTIAGTDSETLPAVQVGRGTRLAGVFRMQGNGPIEATQRSLDIAIEGDGFLQVQMENGLTGYTRDGALQISDQGVLVNSLGHTIVPGIRVPDDANNISISRNGIVTVTRPGDARPQEIGRFELARFANPSGLESLGENLYVTTPASGEPIVGFAGEDGIGRLLQGHLEGSNVEIVQEMVDMIAAMRAYEINAKVIRNVEQMSDVQAGLGR; from the coding sequence ATGAATCCCGCCCTTCGTACCGCCGCCACCGGCATGCTCGCGCAGCAGACGCGCACCGAGGTCATCGCCAACAACCTGGCGAACGTCAACACGACGGCCTTCAAGCGCAGCCGCGCGCACTTCGTGGACCTGCTCTACCAGACGCTGCAGGGCACCACGACGATCGCCGGCACCGACTCCGAGACCCTGCCCGCCGTGCAGGTCGGCCGTGGCACGCGCCTCGCCGGCGTGTTCCGGATGCAGGGCAACGGCCCCATCGAGGCCACGCAGCGCTCGCTGGACATCGCCATCGAAGGCGATGGCTTCCTGCAGGTGCAGATGGAGAACGGGCTCACCGGCTACACGCGCGATGGCGCGCTGCAGATCTCCGACCAGGGCGTGCTCGTTAACTCCCTCGGCCACACGATCGTCCCCGGCATCCGCGTGCCCGACGATGCGAACAACATCTCCATCTCGCGCAACGGCATCGTGACCGTGACGCGGCCGGGCGACGCGCGGCCGCAGGAGATCGGGCGCTTCGAGCTGGCGCGCTTCGCGAACCCCTCCGGCCTCGAGTCGCTGGGCGAGAACCTCTACGTCACCACGCCGGCCTCCGGCGAGCCGATCGTCGGATTCGCGGGTGAGGACGGCATCGGCCGCCTGCTCCAGGGCCATCTCGAGGGCAGCAACGTCGAGATCGTGCAGGAGATGGTGGACATGATCGCCGCGATGCGCGCGTACGAGATCAATGCCAAGGTCATCCGCAACGTCGAGCAGATGTCCGACGTGCAGGCTGGGCTGGGTCGATGA
- a CDS encoding flagellar hook basal-body protein, protein MGLPHAAAALRKLERQQEIVANNLANVSTAGFKAERAFAHLMGNTDYVQLGAATDRRQGSIAVTNNPLDLALERDGFFVVQTPTGEQLTRGGSFRLDTEGYLVDARGAKVLGEDPAKPGISEPVKLPANAQRIAIGRDGAITADGVGFGRLRVEGVPPNESLQHAGDGRFLPSDNRRPLINAERAVRQGAVEESNVSQIEAMVSLIDIQRAYTSAQRAVSAIDDARAIVVGDLARPR, encoded by the coding sequence ATGGGACTGCCGCACGCGGCAGCCGCCCTCCGAAAGCTCGAGCGCCAGCAGGAGATTGTCGCCAACAACCTGGCGAACGTCTCCACCGCAGGCTTCAAGGCGGAGCGCGCCTTTGCCCACCTGATGGGCAACACGGACTACGTGCAGCTCGGCGCGGCGACCGATCGCCGCCAGGGCTCGATCGCCGTCACCAACAACCCGCTGGACCTGGCGCTTGAGCGCGACGGCTTCTTTGTCGTCCAGACGCCGACCGGCGAGCAGCTCACGCGCGGCGGCAGCTTCCGCCTCGACACCGAGGGCTATCTCGTGGACGCCCGCGGCGCCAAGGTGCTCGGCGAGGATCCGGCCAAGCCCGGCATCAGCGAGCCGGTGAAGTTGCCGGCAAATGCCCAGCGCATCGCGATTGGCCGCGACGGTGCCATCACCGCCGACGGTGTGGGTTTCGGTCGCCTTCGTGTGGAAGGCGTGCCGCCGAATGAATCGCTGCAGCACGCCGGCGACGGCCGCTTCCTCCCCTCCGACAACCGACGGCCGCTGATCAATGCCGAGCGCGCCGTGCGACAGGGCGCGGTGGAAGAGAGCAACGTCTCGCAGATCGAGGCGATGGTCTCGTTGATCGATATCCAGCGTGCGTACACCTCGGCGCAGCGCGCCGTGTCTGCTATCGACGATGCCCGTGCGATTGTCGTCGGCGACCTGGCCCGCCCCCGCTGA
- a CDS encoding FliA/WhiG family RNA polymerase sigma factor: MPSVSEQRTEPVARTTAAPSLSLWSRAQSGDELARNQLLNEHLGLVHYIARQLARGRKGEIELDELLSAGALGLTAAVDSFDASRGLAFSTFAAPRIRGAILDELRRQDHVPRSVRRKTREIKAASEALNQDGEEISDDAMATRMGVDLDTFRRWQLDVEGVVHVSLDSAPRNGDEDEAGPTMAEQLAGSSDEDIEEDVNRRQEIDVLAGALTHLKEQERLVLTLYFYEDLKLHEIAIALGVSESRVSQIRTKALAKLRTELAPMRGKVA; the protein is encoded by the coding sequence ATGCCGTCCGTGTCTGAACAGCGCACCGAACCCGTGGCCCGGACCACGGCCGCCCCTTCGTTGAGCCTGTGGTCACGTGCCCAGTCCGGCGACGAGCTCGCCCGCAACCAGTTGCTCAACGAGCACCTGGGCCTGGTGCACTACATCGCGCGCCAGCTGGCTCGCGGCCGCAAGGGCGAAATTGAGCTCGACGAGTTGTTGAGCGCGGGTGCCCTCGGCCTGACCGCGGCGGTCGATAGCTTCGACGCCTCGCGCGGCCTGGCCTTCAGCACCTTCGCGGCCCCGCGCATCCGCGGTGCGATTCTCGACGAGCTCCGCCGCCAGGACCACGTGCCGCGCTCGGTGCGTCGCAAGACGCGCGAGATCAAGGCGGCCAGCGAGGCGCTGAACCAGGACGGCGAGGAGATCAGCGACGACGCGATGGCCACGCGCATGGGTGTCGACCTCGACACCTTCCGCCGCTGGCAGCTCGACGTCGAAGGCGTCGTGCACGTCTCGCTCGACAGCGCGCCGCGCAATGGCGACGAAGACGAGGCTGGCCCGACGATGGCCGAGCAGCTTGCCGGCAGCAGCGACGAGGACATCGAGGAAGATGTGAATCGCCGGCAGGAGATCGACGTGCTCGCCGGCGCGCTCACGCACCTGAAGGAGCAGGAGCGTCTGGTGCTCACGCTGTACTTCTACGAAGACCTCAAGCTGCACGAGATCGCCATCGCGCTTGGCGTGTCGGAGTCGCGTGTTTCGCAGATCCGCACGAAGGCACTGGCCAAGCTGCGCACCGAGCTGGCGCCGATGCGCGGGAAGGTCGCGTGA
- a CDS encoding AAA family ATPase: protein MSTQVDGLRRFVGSRPRDGWRPSDVPVVVVVGTAGGVGTSTVAALLAAATAQTGRRTLLVDCDEMVGALHRIHNVGIRHGIAALLDPNVAVNDVAVEISSGCTLLPGGEPPSARRVPFDPTARRTVLRRIAQAYPAYDAVVIDARSQLDGMLAAAEAGVRRFLVVGGCSPAGIAASYAVLKTAESRWPGITVDVVFNRHNADVAKASFDQIHHGAQHFLNRSLGFAGTIPNDAEITAAPDQPFHRCASTTELAMQQLAAALFPEVPDAVRV, encoded by the coding sequence GTGAGCACGCAGGTGGACGGTCTCCGTCGGTTCGTCGGCTCGCGTCCGCGCGATGGCTGGCGTCCCAGCGATGTGCCGGTCGTGGTCGTCGTCGGCACCGCTGGCGGTGTGGGCACCTCCACGGTTGCCGCGCTGCTCGCCGCTGCCACGGCGCAGACGGGCCGCCGCACGTTGCTCGTGGACTGCGACGAGATGGTCGGTGCGCTGCACCGCATCCACAACGTCGGCATCCGCCACGGCATCGCCGCGCTGCTCGATCCCAACGTCGCCGTGAACGATGTGGCCGTGGAGATCTCGTCGGGTTGCACGCTGCTGCCCGGCGGCGAACCGCCCAGCGCGCGCCGCGTGCCCTTCGATCCCACCGCACGTCGTACCGTGCTACGCCGCATCGCGCAGGCCTACCCGGCCTACGACGCTGTGGTCATCGACGCGCGCTCACAGCTCGACGGCATGCTCGCCGCCGCCGAGGCCGGGGTGCGCCGCTTCCTCGTCGTCGGCGGCTGCTCGCCGGCCGGCATCGCCGCGTCGTACGCCGTGCTCAAGACGGCCGAGTCGCGCTGGCCCGGCATCACGGTCGATGTCGTGTTCAACCGCCACAACGCTGACGTCGCCAAGGCTTCCTTCGATCAGATCCACCACGGCGCGCAGCACTTCCTGAATCGCTCGCTGGGATTCGCCGGCACGATCCCGAATGACGCCGAGATCACCGCTGCGCCCGACCAACCGTTCCACCGCTGCGCCTCCACCACCGAACTCGCCATGCAGCAGCTCGCTGCCGCTCTCTTCCCCGAGGTACCCGATGCCGTCCGTGTCTGA
- the flhA gene encoding flagellar biosynthesis protein FlhA produces the protein MAATAMTSDRGTMGTRLMEAGTAIGVIFILALLIIPLPSLLLDLFLTLSFGAALVVLLTALYVRDPLEFSSFPALLLILTLFRLALNVSTTRLILGEGHAGEVVKVFGEFVIGGNFVVGIVIFLILVGINFIVITKGASRVAEVAARFTLDAMPGKQMAIDADLGAGLIDEATARTRRETIARQADFYGAMDGASKFVKGDAIAGLLITGINIVGGIIIGVAQRGLPLSKAAGTYTVLTVGDGLVTQIPALIISTAAGLIVTHSATGSRMGTVVGRQLGGQPRALYVAGAALAVFGLLPGLPTIPFVALGGVFGALGRMGELRIAEEEARAVISTPEPAAAEVAPPSPVQDLLSLDPIELELGFGLIPLADEVSGGELLKRVGLLRKQAALESGVLIPAIRIRDDIRLGTHAYAIKLRGTEVAQGEVLPRHLLALDTGSVVAPVEGIETVDPSFGLPARWIAPRAREEAEALGYAVVDATTMIATHMMETLKSHAHDLLGRQDVQEMLDTVKRTNPALVEELIPARLTLGVLHRVLQRLLKERVPIRDLVTILEAVGDAIDITKDPDQLAEHARRALGPVLARLHADESGVVRAIGMGPRLEATLTALFTNRGGGAGMLAPEQLVNALRDLQRLSGESPDGRPLPLLVPAGLRIGVRRLLEPVLQKLPVLSLAELPPTVHINTIATWEMKNAA, from the coding sequence ATGGCCGCCACTGCCATGACCTCCGACCGCGGCACGATGGGCACTCGCCTGATGGAGGCGGGCACCGCCATCGGCGTGATCTTCATCCTCGCGCTGCTGATCATCCCGCTGCCGTCGCTGCTGCTGGACCTGTTCCTCACGCTGTCGTTCGGCGCCGCGCTGGTCGTGCTGCTGACGGCGCTCTACGTGCGCGACCCGCTGGAGTTCAGCTCCTTCCCCGCCCTGCTGCTGATCCTGACGCTGTTCCGCCTGGCGCTCAACGTGAGCACCACGCGACTCATCCTGGGTGAGGGCCACGCGGGCGAGGTCGTGAAGGTGTTCGGCGAGTTTGTCATCGGCGGCAACTTCGTCGTCGGCATCGTCATCTTCCTGATCCTCGTCGGCATCAACTTCATCGTCATCACGAAGGGCGCGAGCCGCGTGGCCGAAGTCGCCGCGCGCTTCACCCTCGATGCGATGCCCGGCAAGCAGATGGCCATCGACGCCGACTTGGGCGCCGGGCTGATCGACGAGGCCACCGCCCGCACGCGCCGCGAGACCATCGCGCGCCAGGCGGACTTCTACGGCGCGATGGACGGCGCCTCGAAGTTCGTGAAGGGCGACGCCATCGCCGGCCTGCTTATCACGGGCATCAACATCGTCGGTGGCATCATCATCGGTGTGGCGCAACGCGGGCTGCCGCTGTCGAAAGCGGCCGGCACGTACACGGTGCTCACGGTCGGCGACGGCCTTGTGACGCAGATCCCGGCGCTGATCATCTCCACGGCTGCCGGCCTTATCGTCACGCACTCCGCCACCGGCTCGCGCATGGGCACGGTGGTCGGCCGCCAGCTCGGTGGCCAGCCGCGTGCGCTGTACGTGGCGGGTGCGGCGCTGGCCGTGTTCGGCCTGCTGCCCGGCCTTCCCACGATTCCGTTCGTTGCACTCGGCGGCGTGTTTGGCGCGCTGGGTCGGATGGGTGAACTGCGCATCGCCGAGGAAGAGGCACGCGCGGTGATCAGCACGCCGGAACCAGCCGCCGCCGAAGTTGCACCGCCGAGCCCGGTGCAGGACCTGCTCTCGCTGGATCCGATCGAGCTGGAGCTCGGCTTCGGCCTCATCCCGTTGGCCGACGAGGTCTCGGGCGGCGAGCTGCTCAAGCGCGTCGGCCTGCTGCGCAAGCAGGCGGCGCTGGAGAGTGGCGTGCTGATCCCGGCGATCCGCATCCGCGACGACATCCGCCTGGGCACGCACGCCTACGCCATCAAGCTGCGCGGCACCGAAGTCGCGCAGGGCGAAGTGCTGCCGCGTCACCTGCTCGCGCTCGATACGGGCTCAGTGGTCGCGCCAGTCGAAGGCATCGAGACCGTGGATCCGAGCTTCGGGCTGCCGGCGCGCTGGATCGCGCCACGCGCGCGCGAGGAAGCCGAGGCGCTGGGCTACGCCGTGGTCGACGCCACGACGATGATCGCCACGCACATGATGGAGACGCTCAAGAGCCACGCTCACGACCTGCTCGGTCGCCAGGACGTGCAGGAGATGCTCGATACCGTGAAGCGCACGAACCCGGCACTGGTCGAGGAGCTGATCCCGGCCAGGCTCACGTTGGGTGTGTTGCACCGCGTGTTGCAGCGCCTGCTCAAGGAGCGTGTGCCGATCCGCGACCTCGTCACGATTCTCGAGGCCGTCGGCGACGCCATCGATATCACAAAGGACCCGGACCAGTTGGCCGAGCACGCGCGTCGCGCGCTGGGCCCGGTGCTGGCGCGCCTGCACGCCGACGAGTCGGGTGTGGTGCGGGCCATCGGCATGGGGCCCCGCCTCGAAGCCACGCTGACCGCGCTGTTCACCAACCGCGGTGGTGGCGCCGGCATGCTGGCCCCCGAGCAACTGGTGAACGCGCTGCGCGACCTGCAGCGCCTCTCGGGCGAGAGCCCGGATGGACGCCCGCTGCCGCTGCTGGTGCCGGCGGGTCTCCGCATCGGCGTGCGCCGACTGCTCGAGCCGGTGCTGCAGAAGCTGCCCGTGCTCTCGTTGGCCGAGCTGCCGCCGACGGTCCACATCAACACGATCGCCACCTGGGAGATGAAGAATGCGGCTTGA